In one Micromonospora polyrhachis genomic region, the following are encoded:
- a CDS encoding lamin tail domain-containing protein, with translation MRPRRHTHSSLSGRRTSSRRPSRTLTALATVTAASLTVVGLSPVAASAAPTDLFISEYVEGSSNNKAIELYNGTGAAIDLAAAGYRLQLYFNGSTNPTDFPLTGTVAAGDVFVFAHSASAGAILAQADQTTGTGLFNGDDAVVLRAGDRLVDSLGQVGTDPGSEWGSGLTSTADNTLRRKSSVTTGDTDPTDAFDPATQWTGLPADTFDGLGTHTIDNGGPVDQPATLICGDTLVTSLGTAATREVTATDPDDTIVDLAVTAVTPTPATGSISRTSLTPADRVGGTARAVLTASADLPAGSYAVTVTATDADGTTSSCPLTVQVTTVLTVGEVQGQTLDTESGPADRSPLAPASGNGSSSDRYDVRGVITQRTLARTSAGVDQHGFFLQSRLSDRDGDPTTSDGIYVFMGANTSLIGGYVPTVGDEVVLRARVSEYYNMTQLSGASLVNRLATGLDVDTEVEVTDTVPPADLAAAERFWERHEGARLRVRAGSGAVSGRNVFASTADAEIWLVDRDDPLLDRADPYAARVFRDAHPLDNDPSRLFDDGNGQRIMLGSMGVKGRTGDNTTLLPPARTFDKLTADAVGGLYYSFEKYGVQVEQANFGAGADPAANHPPRPADRNRELAVATYNVENLYDYRDDPFDGCDFTGNSGCPGVRPPFDYVPASAEEYAAQLAALADQIVKDLHAPDLLLVQEAEDQDICSVSGTTLVCGDTNDADGAPDTLQELALAVAAAGGPAYAATYDRSGADARGITSGFLYRTDRLSLAPADAADPVLGATPTVQYRSAGLPSNAEVQNPKTLNAVLPEDVDRSTGVDGSNVFTRAPQVARFSVAAAPGSADRFTLWAVSNHYSSGPDSRVGQRREQAAYGTAIVQAIEAADAHARVVYGGDLNVFPRPDDPIATATNPTPSDQLAPLYDAGLRNLWDDLAADAPASAYSYVFDGHAQTLDHLFVNGPLYGDLIEMRAAHVNADWPAEHAGDGSRGSSDHDPQVARFHSRPALSVADVSVVEGDQGSTPMVFTVEVSRPLSQPVRLCATALGVTALPGIDFKWFAECRTLPAGQTSVTFTVTVQGDRKREVNEKLLFTVVGEPSLRLTDPLAFGTIVNDD, from the coding sequence ATGCGCCCGCGTCGCCATACCCACTCGTCGCTGTCCGGGCGACGTACGTCATCCAGACGTCCGAGCCGAACGCTCACCGCGCTGGCCACCGTCACCGCCGCCAGTCTCACCGTCGTGGGACTGAGCCCGGTCGCGGCCAGCGCCGCCCCGACCGATCTGTTCATCTCCGAGTACGTCGAAGGCTCTTCCAACAACAAGGCCATCGAGCTGTACAACGGCACCGGTGCCGCCATCGACCTCGCCGCCGCCGGGTACCGGTTGCAGCTCTACTTCAACGGGTCCACCAACCCGACCGACTTTCCACTCACCGGCACGGTCGCCGCCGGTGACGTGTTCGTCTTCGCACACTCCGCCTCGGCGGGGGCCATCCTGGCCCAAGCCGACCAGACCACCGGGACCGGCCTGTTCAACGGGGACGACGCTGTCGTACTGCGGGCCGGCGACCGGCTGGTGGACTCGCTCGGCCAGGTGGGCACCGACCCGGGCAGCGAGTGGGGCAGCGGGTTGACCAGCACCGCCGACAACACACTGCGCCGGAAGTCCTCGGTCACCACCGGCGACACCGACCCGACCGACGCCTTCGACCCGGCAACGCAGTGGACCGGTCTGCCGGCTGACACCTTCGACGGCCTGGGCACGCACACGATCGACAACGGTGGTCCGGTCGACCAGCCGGCCACCCTGATCTGCGGCGACACCCTGGTCACGTCGCTGGGCACCGCGGCGACCCGCGAGGTCACCGCGACCGACCCGGACGACACCATCGTCGACCTGGCGGTCACCGCCGTGACCCCGACGCCCGCCACCGGCTCGATCTCCCGTACCTCGCTCACCCCCGCCGACCGGGTCGGTGGCACGGCGCGGGCGGTGCTCACCGCGAGCGCCGACCTGCCCGCCGGCTCCTACGCGGTGACCGTGACCGCGACCGACGCCGACGGTACGACCAGCAGCTGTCCGCTGACCGTCCAGGTGACGACGGTGCTGACCGTCGGCGAGGTGCAGGGGCAGACCCTGGACACCGAGTCCGGCCCGGCCGACCGTTCCCCGTTGGCCCCCGCCTCGGGTAACGGCAGCAGCAGCGACCGCTACGACGTCCGGGGCGTCATCACCCAGCGCACCCTGGCCCGCACCTCGGCCGGGGTCGACCAGCACGGGTTCTTCCTGCAGAGCCGGCTCTCCGACCGGGACGGTGACCCGACCACCTCGGACGGCATCTACGTCTTCATGGGCGCCAACACCAGCCTGATCGGCGGCTACGTGCCGACAGTCGGTGACGAGGTGGTGCTGCGTGCCCGGGTGTCCGAGTACTACAACATGACCCAGCTCTCCGGCGCCTCGTTGGTGAACCGGCTCGCTACCGGCCTCGACGTGGACACCGAGGTCGAGGTGACCGACACGGTGCCGCCGGCCGACCTGGCCGCCGCCGAGCGGTTCTGGGAACGGCACGAGGGGGCCCGGCTCCGGGTCCGCGCCGGCAGTGGCGCGGTCAGTGGCCGGAACGTCTTCGCGTCCACCGCTGACGCGGAGATCTGGCTGGTCGACCGGGACGATCCGCTGCTGGACCGGGCCGATCCGTACGCCGCCCGGGTCTTCCGGGACGCCCATCCGCTGGACAACGACCCGAGCCGCCTCTTCGACGACGGCAACGGTCAGCGGATCATGCTGGGCAGCATGGGTGTGAAGGGTCGTACCGGGGACAACACGACGCTTCTCCCGCCGGCCCGTACCTTCGACAAGCTCACCGCCGACGCGGTGGGCGGGCTCTACTACTCGTTCGAGAAGTACGGCGTACAGGTCGAGCAGGCGAACTTCGGCGCCGGGGCCGACCCCGCCGCCAACCACCCGCCGCGCCCGGCCGACCGCAACCGCGAGCTGGCCGTCGCGACGTACAACGTGGAGAACCTGTACGACTACCGCGACGACCCGTTCGACGGCTGTGACTTCACCGGCAACAGCGGATGCCCCGGGGTACGTCCGCCGTTCGACTACGTCCCGGCCAGTGCCGAGGAGTACGCCGCACAGTTGGCCGCGCTCGCCGACCAGATCGTCAAGGACCTGCACGCGCCGGATCTGCTGCTGGTACAGGAGGCCGAGGACCAGGACATCTGCTCGGTCTCCGGGACGACGCTGGTCTGCGGGGACACCAACGACGCCGACGGTGCGCCGGACACCCTCCAGGAGTTGGCGCTGGCCGTGGCGGCTGCGGGCGGACCTGCCTACGCGGCGACGTACGACCGCAGCGGCGCTGACGCCCGGGGTATCACCTCGGGATTCCTCTACCGCACCGACCGGCTGTCGCTGGCCCCGGCCGACGCGGCCGACCCGGTGCTCGGCGCGACGCCGACGGTGCAGTACCGGTCCGCCGGCCTGCCCAGCAACGCCGAGGTGCAGAACCCGAAGACCCTCAACGCGGTCCTGCCGGAGGATGTGGACCGCTCGACCGGGGTGGACGGCTCCAACGTCTTCACCCGGGCACCCCAGGTGGCCAGGTTCTCGGTGGCCGCCGCTCCCGGCTCAGCCGACCGGTTCACCCTCTGGGCGGTGAGCAACCACTACTCGTCCGGGCCGGACAGCCGGGTGGGGCAGCGCCGCGAGCAGGCGGCGTACGGCACGGCGATCGTGCAGGCGATCGAGGCGGCGGACGCGCACGCCCGGGTGGTGTATGGCGGGGACCTGAACGTCTTCCCCCGCCCGGACGATCCCATTGCTACCGCCACCAACCCGACCCCGTCCGACCAGCTCGCCCCGCTCTACGACGCGGGCCTGCGTAACCTCTGGGACGACCTGGCCGCCGACGCCCCGGCCTCGGCCTACTCGTACGTCTTCGACGGGCACGCACAGACCCTGGACCACCTGTTCGTCAACGGTCCCCTGTACGGCGACCTGATCGAGATGCGGGCCGCCCACGTCAACGCCGACTGGCCAGCCGAGCATGCGGGTGACGGGTCCCGGGGTTCCAGCGACCACGATCCGCAGGTGGCCCGGTTCCACTCCCGGCCGGCGCTGTCGGTGGCCGACGTCTCGGTGGTCGAGGGCGACCAGGGCAGCACCCCGATGGTCTTCACGGTCGAGGTGTCGCGCCCACTGTCCCAGCCGGTACGCCTCTGCGCGACGGCACTGGGGGTGACCGCCCTGCCCGGCATTGACTTCAAGTGGTTCGCCGAGTGCCGCACGCTGCCCGCCGGGCAGACCTCGGTCACCTTCACGGTGACGGTCCAGGGTGATCGCAAGCGCGAGGTGAACGAGAAGCTGCTCTTCACCGTCGTCGGTGAGCCGTCGTTGCGGCTGACCGACCCACTGGCCTTCGGCACCATCGTGAACGACGACTAG
- a CDS encoding GNAT family N-acetyltransferase, with protein MVREWDPRTASSDAIESLLHTFNAALAADLPDDPPWQASSLREYLVEVMPGSRRIAWIAEKEPEPQQVGCRILGYVHVLLLGDIGVIEVLVHPEVRRQGLGRQLLATAARRAYQEGFSALGVEVVGGTPAVSFYEALGFDREFLETRSVLQLSSVDWPALEKMAGGIGDGYRVEFYPGGPPDPLVEAYARAKAELRDVDDGDLDLRPSSVDPERLRDSLDCLHRRGMKPYIVLAIEESSGVVAGLTEVVVPAQHPTRADQYDTIVVRQHRGHGIDRAIKARMLLELRSAEPELAEVQTWNAQSNEAMIQVNAELGFQPDRDWCEYAADVAVLVHHLGATR; from the coding sequence ATGGTGCGCGAGTGGGACCCTCGGACCGCGTCGTCGGACGCGATCGAGTCATTGCTGCACACTTTCAACGCGGCGCTGGCGGCGGACCTTCCAGACGATCCCCCCTGGCAGGCAAGCTCGCTACGGGAGTACCTCGTCGAGGTGATGCCCGGTTCCCGACGGATCGCCTGGATCGCCGAGAAGGAACCAGAGCCGCAACAAGTGGGCTGCCGCATCCTTGGCTACGTCCACGTCCTACTACTCGGGGACATCGGGGTCATCGAGGTGCTGGTGCACCCCGAGGTGAGACGCCAGGGACTGGGTCGGCAACTGCTTGCCACCGCTGCCCGACGGGCCTACCAGGAGGGGTTTTCCGCGCTCGGCGTGGAGGTGGTCGGCGGCACTCCGGCCGTCAGCTTCTATGAAGCCCTCGGCTTCGACCGGGAATTCCTGGAGACCCGCAGCGTCCTTCAGCTGTCCAGCGTGGACTGGCCGGCACTGGAAAAGATGGCCGGCGGCATCGGCGATGGATATCGGGTCGAGTTCTACCCCGGCGGCCCACCCGACCCACTGGTCGAGGCGTACGCCCGGGCCAAGGCGGAGCTGCGCGACGTCGACGATGGTGACCTCGACCTCCGGCCGAGTTCGGTCGACCCGGAACGGTTGCGGGACAGCCTCGACTGCCTGCACCGCCGGGGCATGAAGCCCTACATCGTGCTCGCCATCGAGGAGAGCAGCGGCGTGGTGGCCGGCCTGACCGAGGTCGTCGTACCGGCCCAGCATCCCACCCGAGCCGACCAGTACGACACGATCGTCGTCCGGCAGCACCGCGGGCACGGCATCGACCGAGCGATCAAGGCACGGATGCTGCTCGAACTCCGCTCGGCCGAACCGGAACTGGCAGAGGTGCAGACCTGGAACGCCCAGTCCAACGAGGCGATGATCCAGGTCAACGCCGAACTCGGCTTCCAGCCAGATCGGGACTGGTGCGAGTACGCCGCCGACGTCGCCGTCCTGGTACACCACCTGGGCGCCACCCGCTGA
- a CDS encoding lytic transglycosylase domain-containing protein, producing the protein MADGEETPKVRHLRPSAPAADATVVRANPDPGSTEHDTKRADPKPAGSKPDEVKPDEVKPAGAEPAKSEPDDAKPAKTEPDSSKPDEEKPAEPESAGVESNDGKPAEAAAAPDVAPVADSAAGGRRRRVRVPFAHAVRRIPPPRQAAVTTGRAVRAWSRRPSGRLTLPALMLLALVAATGTAGAVLVPATASAPRIAASPTATDAGAQWPVPLDPDLSPGPVGPTGSPSALPTGGTSGRSIDLLASWAQQIGNRINVSPIAMQAYGYAELALARTTPSCRLSWTTLAAIGSVESNHGQHNNAQLQPNGQALPKIFGPPLTGTGGTQKIMDTDRGLLDGDTTYDRAVGPMQFIPTTWQSNGADADNDGLKDPHNINDAALAAGNYLCTGGRDLSTARDWWNAILSYNDVRAYAQSVFDTANRYGIASRT; encoded by the coding sequence GTGGCGGACGGCGAGGAGACCCCGAAGGTTCGGCACCTGCGTCCCAGCGCACCGGCAGCCGATGCGACAGTGGTCAGAGCGAATCCCGATCCTGGCAGCACCGAGCACGACACCAAGCGGGCGGACCCGAAACCGGCCGGCAGCAAGCCGGACGAAGTAAAGCCGGACGAAGTAAAGCCGGCTGGTGCCGAGCCAGCCAAATCAGAGCCGGATGACGCGAAGCCGGCCAAAACAGAGCCGGACAGCAGCAAGCCGGACGAAGAAAAGCCGGCCGAACCCGAGTCGGCCGGCGTTGAGTCGAACGACGGCAAGCCAGCCGAGGCAGCAGCGGCTCCGGACGTAGCGCCCGTTGCGGATTCGGCAGCCGGTGGACGCCGTCGGCGCGTCCGGGTGCCCTTCGCCCATGCCGTACGCCGGATCCCGCCGCCACGACAGGCCGCCGTCACCACCGGCCGGGCCGTACGCGCCTGGTCCCGACGGCCCAGCGGCCGGCTGACCCTACCCGCCCTCATGCTGCTCGCGCTCGTCGCGGCGACCGGCACGGCCGGCGCGGTCCTCGTCCCGGCCACCGCCTCCGCGCCCAGGATCGCGGCCAGCCCCACCGCGACCGACGCTGGTGCCCAGTGGCCGGTACCGCTGGACCCCGACCTGTCCCCCGGGCCGGTGGGTCCGACCGGGTCGCCCAGTGCCCTGCCCACCGGCGGGACCAGCGGCCGTAGCATCGACCTGCTCGCCAGCTGGGCCCAGCAGATCGGTAATCGGATCAACGTCTCGCCGATCGCGATGCAGGCGTACGGGTACGCCGAACTGGCCCTCGCCCGGACCACCCCCTCGTGCCGGCTGAGCTGGACCACGCTGGCGGCGATCGGCTCGGTCGAGTCCAACCACGGCCAACACAACAACGCCCAGCTCCAGCCCAACGGACAGGCGCTGCCCAAGATCTTCGGCCCGCCGCTGACCGGCACCGGCGGCACCCAGAAGATCATGGACACCGATCGTGGTCTTCTGGACGGTGACACCACCTACGACCGGGCCGTCGGTCCGATGCAGTTCATCCCCACCACCTGGCAGTCAAACGGTGCCGACGCCGACAACGACGGGCTGAAGGACCCGCACAACATCAACGATGCGGCGCTTGCGGCCGGTAACTATCTGTGCACCGGTGGCCGTGACCTTTCCACCGCTCGGGACTGGTGGAACGCCATCCTCTCCTACAACGACGTGCGGGCATACGCCCAGTCGGTGTTCGATACCGCCAACCGGTACGGCATAGCCAGCCGCACTTAG
- a CDS encoding FmdB family zinc ribbon protein → MPRYEFRCRACGDTFEIERPMAQSSAPATCPQGHADTVKLLSTVAVTGRGGVGRESTPRGGGGCCGGGCGC, encoded by the coding sequence ATGCCCCGGTACGAGTTCCGCTGCCGAGCCTGCGGCGACACCTTCGAAATCGAACGTCCGATGGCGCAGTCATCCGCGCCGGCAACCTGCCCGCAGGGGCATGCCGACACCGTCAAGCTGCTTTCCACGGTTGCCGTGACCGGTCGGGGCGGTGTCGGACGGGAGTCGACACCACGTGGCGGCGGTGGTTGTTGTGGTGGAGGTTGTGGCTGCTGA
- a CDS encoding ATP-binding protein, whose amino-acid sequence MSARIHLPSGLVTFMFTDIEGSTRLAQMLGTGYRPVLSEHRRLLRDTLTATEGTELLTEGDSFFVAFDQATAALDACLAAQRALSNHEWPTPEAAPRVRMGLHTGHAEPLAGEYASAEVHRAARIAAAAHGGQVLCSGATARHAAPLPAGATLLDLGLHRLRGFDDRERLFQLVAPGLERRFPRPRTAESVPHNLPIQVTSFVGWQAERIELARLVNDHRLVTVVGAGGAGKTRLAVELASGVVDTYPDGVWFVDIATVTDPGLVAFAIAAVLGLRPEPGRPMAETLVEYVASRRMLILLDTCDAQPAASAEVAARLLTGGSGVRVLATSREPLGLPGEVVWRIPPLSVHPGPGGTPSDAIALLLDRTAAARGGRRAGPAEAVDLQRVVARLDGLPLAIELAAARLRVLSASQLAERLDDVLGTLDAGREEPEPPPAANGRWVANQHDTVELTAAAFGAVPPPDARAAHRTATQRHVTMEATVTWSYRTLGPRAARLLRWLAVFSGPVDLATVEWLLNDDPLDPLSVLVDKSMLQAEPTASGITYRMLDPIRAYAARRLVDAGEEKTARDRHVAWSLNAAQRAYLGPDERPVTLSLYALDPLADELRAALRWTTTGGSARYGLQLAGVLDQWWRERGLAREGRLWLFRLYGRIAETRESIPDAELAMAYHMHSMHAGADGEFAEELRFSKRAESAARQADDAGLLARVLAGRASPLIDMGQRVEAERVCREVIDWGRRNDVSGDALFAVYSLAELLWHRGALDEAAELLGAARPVEAARPVERARRSVDMLLGMVALARGDLVAAHDHLVVALRSRMSHGFHGRACDTVNAIAVRCAAGGEPVTAARLFGAAARTRSVMHRRPGVFGAYWLAEQAKLRTELGDLTFDAAYAEGMELSLAEAAAVALAVEHPDLVPGSIRFSVVEPPAPRSRPSSDVPPRVAERREHKEPR is encoded by the coding sequence ATGTCGGCACGGATCCACCTGCCGAGTGGGCTGGTGACATTTATGTTCACCGACATCGAAGGCTCCACCAGGCTGGCCCAGATGCTCGGTACGGGCTATCGCCCGGTGCTCAGCGAGCATCGGCGACTGCTCCGTGACACGTTGACCGCGACCGAGGGCACGGAGCTGCTGACCGAGGGCGACTCCTTCTTCGTCGCGTTCGACCAGGCCACCGCCGCACTCGACGCGTGTCTGGCCGCGCAGCGGGCACTGTCCAACCACGAATGGCCGACGCCGGAGGCAGCTCCCCGGGTCCGGATGGGACTGCACACCGGCCACGCCGAGCCGCTGGCCGGTGAGTACGCCAGCGCCGAGGTACACCGGGCTGCCCGGATCGCCGCCGCCGCCCACGGCGGGCAGGTGCTCTGTTCCGGTGCGACCGCCCGGCACGCCGCACCACTGCCGGCCGGTGCCACCCTGCTCGACCTCGGCCTGCACCGGCTACGTGGTTTCGACGACCGGGAACGGCTCTTCCAACTGGTCGCACCGGGCCTGGAACGACGGTTTCCCCGACCCCGTACCGCCGAGTCGGTGCCGCACAACCTGCCGATCCAGGTCACCTCGTTCGTTGGTTGGCAGGCGGAACGGATCGAACTTGCGCGGCTGGTGAACGACCACCGCCTGGTCACCGTCGTCGGTGCGGGTGGGGCCGGCAAGACCCGGCTGGCGGTCGAGCTGGCCAGCGGAGTCGTCGACACGTACCCGGATGGGGTCTGGTTCGTCGACATCGCGACGGTGACCGACCCGGGGCTGGTCGCCTTCGCGATCGCCGCCGTGCTCGGCCTGCGCCCGGAACCGGGTCGGCCGATGGCCGAAACCCTCGTGGAATACGTAGCGTCCCGGCGGATGCTCATCCTGCTGGACACCTGCGACGCGCAGCCTGCGGCATCGGCCGAGGTCGCCGCGCGGCTGCTCACCGGTGGTAGCGGGGTGCGAGTGTTGGCCACCAGCAGGGAGCCGCTCGGCCTGCCCGGGGAGGTGGTGTGGCGGATCCCGCCGCTGTCGGTGCACCCCGGACCGGGCGGTACGCCGAGTGACGCGATCGCGTTGCTGCTGGACCGTACGGCGGCGGCCCGGGGCGGCCGACGAGCCGGCCCCGCCGAGGCGGTCGACCTGCAACGGGTGGTGGCCCGCCTGGACGGGCTGCCGTTGGCGATCGAACTCGCCGCCGCCCGACTACGGGTGCTTTCCGCCAGTCAGCTCGCCGAACGGCTGGACGACGTGCTGGGCACGTTGGACGCCGGGCGGGAGGAGCCAGAGCCGCCACCGGCGGCCAATGGTCGATGGGTGGCCAATCAGCATGACACGGTCGAGCTGACCGCTGCGGCGTTCGGTGCGGTGCCCCCGCCGGACGCCCGAGCCGCCCATCGGACCGCAACCCAGCGGCACGTCACGATGGAGGCGACCGTCACCTGGTCGTACCGCACCCTGGGGCCGCGTGCCGCTCGGCTGCTGCGCTGGCTGGCGGTCTTTTCCGGGCCGGTCGATCTGGCGACGGTGGAGTGGTTGCTGAACGACGATCCACTCGACCCACTCTCGGTGCTGGTGGACAAGTCGATGCTCCAGGCCGAGCCGACCGCCTCCGGCATCACCTATCGGATGCTCGACCCGATCCGGGCCTACGCCGCCCGCCGGCTGGTCGACGCAGGTGAGGAGAAGACCGCCCGGGACCGACACGTGGCCTGGTCGCTGAATGCCGCACAACGGGCCTACCTCGGCCCGGACGAGCGGCCGGTGACGCTGTCGTTGTACGCGCTCGATCCGCTCGCCGACGAGCTGCGGGCCGCGCTGCGGTGGACGACCACCGGCGGCAGCGCCCGGTACGGGTTGCAGCTGGCCGGGGTGCTGGATCAGTGGTGGCGGGAACGTGGGCTGGCCCGGGAGGGACGGTTGTGGTTGTTCCGGCTCTACGGGCGGATCGCCGAGACCCGGGAATCGATTCCCGACGCGGAACTGGCGATGGCGTACCACATGCATTCGATGCACGCCGGGGCCGACGGCGAGTTCGCCGAGGAACTGCGCTTTTCGAAGCGGGCGGAGAGTGCCGCTCGGCAGGCGGATGATGCCGGTCTACTCGCCCGGGTGCTCGCCGGTCGCGCCTCGCCATTGATCGACATGGGGCAGCGGGTCGAGGCGGAGCGGGTCTGTCGGGAGGTCATCGACTGGGGGCGGCGCAACGACGTCTCCGGGGACGCGCTCTTCGCCGTCTACAGCCTCGCCGAGTTGCTCTGGCATCGGGGTGCGCTGGACGAGGCGGCCGAGTTGCTGGGGGCGGCCCGCCCGGTGGAGGCGGCCCGGCCGGTGGAACGGGCCCGGCGCTCGGTCGACATGCTGCTCGGCATGGTGGCGCTGGCCCGGGGGGACCTGGTGGCCGCACACGACCATCTGGTGGTCGCGTTGCGCTCCCGGATGAGCCACGGCTTCCACGGGCGGGCCTGCGACACGGTCAACGCGATCGCGGTGCGGTGTGCGGCCGGCGGTGAGCCGGTGACGGCCGCCCGGCTGTTCGGGGCGGCTGCCCGGACCCGGTCGGTGATGCACCGCAGACCGGGGGTGTTCGGTGCCTACTGGTTGGCGGAGCAGGCCAAACTTCGTACGGAGTTGGGAGACCTGACCTTCGACGCCGCCTACGCCGAGGGTATGGAGCTGAGCCTGGCCGAGGCGGCGGCCGTCGCGCTGGCGGTGGAGCATCCCGACCTGGTGCCCGGCTCCATCCGGTTCTCCGTGGTCGAGCCACCAGCTCCCCGGTCGCGGCCCTCGTCGGACGTGCCGCCTCGGGTCGCCGAGCGGCGGGAGCACAAGGAACCACGTTGA
- a CDS encoding glycoside hydrolase family 10 protein gives MKANRLRAAGVAVALLGALVAATPASAAPAPAAPDPSSNSTTCQPDPATPKRQFRAMWIASVVNIDWPTKASYTAPDRIATQKAEYSGWLDLAQQLNHNAVVVQVRPTADAFWPSPHEPWSEFLTGVRGQDPGWDPLAYLVDEAHKRNLEFHAWFNPYRISMPDGAGADLDKLAPGHPARQNPNWAVAYPVNAAGSRLYYNPGIPEVRQFVQTAMMDAVNRYDIDGVHFDDYFYPYPAAGQDFADQATFEQHGGDFTNKADWRRHNIDLLVQEMGQKIKAAKPWVKFGVSPFGIWRNKGTDPLGSETNGTQSYDANFADTRKWVKEEWIDYIVPQVYWNIGLAVADYAKLVPWWSEVVRGTKVQLYIGQADYKIGEPGQPAAWQDPAEMSRHLTFNRDYPEVAGNIHFNATQIRMNKLGATDVYAAEHYSRPALVPTMPRLAAKPLLFPVVTGATRQADGVRLRWQQPADGLGPFGKATSYAVYRFDGITVPGKCGFADAAHLVGTVRATGTGAQSYLDATAEPGKRYTYQVTTLDRLYNESTPSLPRFVR, from the coding sequence ATGAAGGCAAATCGGCTCAGAGCCGCCGGGGTGGCCGTAGCGCTCCTCGGCGCGCTCGTCGCCGCCACGCCCGCGAGCGCCGCCCCCGCGCCCGCGGCACCGGACCCGAGCAGCAACAGCACCACCTGCCAGCCTGACCCGGCCACGCCGAAGCGGCAGTTCCGGGCCATGTGGATCGCCTCGGTGGTCAACATCGACTGGCCGACCAAGGCGTCCTACACCGCGCCGGACCGGATCGCCACCCAGAAGGCCGAGTACTCCGGCTGGCTCGACCTCGCCCAGCAGCTCAACCACAACGCCGTGGTCGTGCAGGTCCGCCCCACCGCCGACGCGTTCTGGCCGTCGCCGCACGAGCCCTGGTCGGAGTTCCTGACCGGGGTACGCGGCCAGGACCCGGGCTGGGACCCGCTGGCCTACCTGGTCGACGAGGCACACAAGCGCAACCTGGAGTTCCACGCCTGGTTCAACCCGTACCGGATCTCGATGCCGGACGGTGCCGGTGCCGACCTCGACAAGCTCGCCCCCGGCCACCCGGCCCGGCAGAACCCAAACTGGGCGGTCGCCTACCCGGTCAACGCCGCCGGCTCGCGGCTCTACTACAACCCGGGCATTCCCGAGGTACGACAGTTCGTGCAGACCGCGATGATGGACGCCGTCAACCGGTACGACATCGACGGCGTGCACTTCGACGACTACTTCTACCCGTACCCGGCGGCCGGGCAGGACTTCGCCGACCAGGCCACCTTCGAGCAGCACGGCGGCGACTTCACCAACAAGGCGGACTGGCGGCGGCACAACATCGACCTGCTGGTGCAGGAGATGGGCCAGAAGATCAAGGCCGCCAAGCCGTGGGTGAAGTTCGGGGTCAGCCCGTTCGGCATCTGGCGTAACAAGGGCACCGACCCGCTCGGCTCGGAGACCAACGGCACCCAGTCCTACGACGCCAACTTCGCCGACACCCGCAAGTGGGTCAAGGAGGAGTGGATCGACTACATCGTGCCGCAGGTCTACTGGAACATCGGCCTGGCCGTCGCCGACTACGCCAAGCTCGTACCGTGGTGGTCCGAGGTGGTCCGCGGCACCAAGGTCCAGCTCTACATCGGACAGGCCGACTACAAGATCGGTGAGCCCGGCCAGCCGGCCGCCTGGCAGGACCCGGCCGAGATGTCCCGGCACCTGACCTTCAACCGGGACTACCCCGAGGTGGCTGGCAACATCCACTTCAACGCCACGCAGATCCGGATGAACAAGCTGGGCGCGACCGACGTCTACGCCGCCGAGCACTACTCCCGGCCGGCACTCGTGCCGACCATGCCGCGCCTGGCCGCGAAGCCGCTGCTGTTCCCGGTCGTCACCGGGGCGACCCGGCAGGCCGACGGGGTCCGGCTGCGTTGGCAGCAGCCGGCCGACGGGCTGGGCCCGTTCGGCAAGGCCACCTCGTACGCGGTCTACCGGTTCGACGGCATCACCGTGCCCGGCAAGTGCGGCTTCGCCGACGCCGCGCACCTGGTCGGCACCGTACGGGCCACCGGCACGGGCGCACAGTCCTACCTGGACGCCACCGCCGAACCGGGCAAGCGCTACACCTACCAGGTGACCACGCTCGACCGGCTCTACAACGAGAGCACGCCGAGCCTGCCGCGCTTCGTCCGCTGA